In Mesorhizobium sp. 113-3-3, a genomic segment contains:
- a CDS encoding TerC family protein, protein MEIFTAAGLSALLQVIAIDLALAGDNAIVIGLAAAGLPAAQRKRAILVGIAAATVLRIFFALITQWLLTIGPMLLIAGGLLLLWVCWKMWRELRVSHDDERNATEALSNGDFDKDGVIGGKGSGKTFSQAAWQIVIADVSMSLDNVLAVAGAAMNHPTVLIIGLALSIALMGFAASFVARLLHKYRWIAYIGLAIILYVAVKMLLDGAVQQFPEHFAFLAPWFGSGGH, encoded by the coding sequence ATGGAAATATTTACCGCCGCGGGCTTATCGGCTCTTCTCCAGGTCATCGCCATCGACCTTGCGCTCGCGGGCGACAATGCCATCGTCATCGGCCTCGCCGCGGCCGGCCTGCCGGCCGCCCAGCGCAAGCGTGCCATCCTCGTCGGCATCGCGGCGGCCACCGTGCTGCGCATTTTCTTCGCCCTGATCACGCAATGGCTGCTGACCATCGGCCCAATGCTGCTGATCGCCGGCGGCCTGCTTTTGCTGTGGGTGTGCTGGAAGATGTGGCGCGAATTGCGCGTCAGCCACGATGACGAGCGCAACGCGACCGAAGCGCTGTCGAATGGCGATTTCGACAAGGACGGGGTCATTGGCGGCAAGGGATCCGGCAAGACCTTCTCCCAGGCCGCCTGGCAGATCGTCATTGCCGACGTGTCGATGTCGCTTGACAATGTCCTGGCCGTGGCCGGCGCGGCCATGAACCATCCGACGGTGCTGATCATCGGACTGGCCCTGTCGATCGCCTTGATGGGCTTTGCCGCGTCGTTCGTCGCGCGCCTGCTGCACAAATACCGCTGGATTGCCTATATCGGCCTGGCAATCATCCTCTATGTCGCGGTCAAGATGCTGCTTGACGGGGCCGTGCAGCAATTCCCCGAGCACTTCGCTTTCCTGGCGCCCTGGTTCGGATCCGGAGGCCACTAA
- a CDS encoding DUF930 domain-containing protein has translation MLLVPPMKTLCMMAIASLTLAFPASAMDNALRAGLMKLDPQTRLEQRCDAEVLDRITHDDRKFKADRVVAYAFATPEMSADAIRSPGAAFRSKGQWYRLKFKCQTGPDHMDVLQLRYRIGDEIPEADWAKYNLYD, from the coding sequence ATGCTGCTTGTCCCGCCCATGAAGACACTATGCATGATGGCCATTGCGTCGCTGACGCTGGCTTTCCCGGCCAGCGCAATGGACAATGCTTTGCGTGCCGGGCTGATGAAACTTGATCCGCAGACACGCCTCGAACAGCGCTGCGATGCCGAAGTCCTGGACAGGATCACGCACGATGACCGCAAGTTCAAGGCCGACCGGGTCGTCGCCTACGCCTTCGCGACGCCCGAGATGAGCGCTGATGCGATCAGGAGTCCGGGTGCGGCGTTCCGCAGCAAGGGACAGTGGTATCGGCTGAAATTCAAGTGCCAGACCGGGCCGGACCATATGGACGTCCTGCAGCTGCGCTACCGGATCGGCGACGAAATTCCGGAAGCCGACTGGGCGAAGTACAATCTCTACGATTAG
- a CDS encoding DUF2161 domain-containing phosphodiesterase: MNETSLYAPVKRFLESLDFVVKGEIGGCDIVALRDGEPPVVVICELKLQFNLELVLQCVDRAAACDEVWLAARMSARGKGRESDARFRNLCRRLGFGVLGVTANDKVEVLVSPAAPEPRRNARRRSRLVDEHQRRRGDPVAGGGSRNPIMTAYRQSALTCAAALIDGPKRPRDLKALTPIAPKILQHNVYGWFARVDRGLYDLTDAGRASLIRWPQTPLDDVRHEILIASTP; the protein is encoded by the coding sequence ATGAACGAGACCTCACTCTACGCGCCGGTGAAGCGGTTCCTCGAAAGTCTAGACTTCGTCGTGAAGGGCGAAATCGGCGGCTGCGACATCGTCGCGCTGCGCGACGGCGAGCCGCCGGTGGTCGTCATCTGCGAATTGAAGTTGCAGTTCAATCTGGAACTCGTGCTGCAATGCGTCGACCGTGCGGCGGCTTGCGACGAAGTCTGGCTGGCGGCGCGCATGTCGGCGCGGGGCAAGGGGCGTGAAAGCGATGCCCGGTTCCGCAATCTCTGCCGCCGCCTTGGTTTCGGCGTGCTTGGCGTGACAGCCAATGACAAGGTCGAGGTGCTTGTCAGTCCCGCCGCGCCCGAGCCGCGCAGGAACGCACGGCGGCGATCCCGCCTTGTCGACGAGCATCAGCGCCGCCGCGGCGATCCCGTCGCCGGTGGAGGGTCGCGCAATCCGATCATGACCGCCTACCGCCAGAGCGCTCTCACCTGCGCCGCCGCGCTTATCGACGGCCCCAAACGGCCGCGCGATCTCAAGGCCTTGACGCCGATCGCGCCGAAGATCCTGCAGCACAATGTCTATGGCTGGTTTGCGCGCGTCGACCGCGGCCTCTACGATCTCACCGATGCCGGCCGCGCCTCGCTGATCCGTTGGCCGCAGACCCCGCTCGATGATGTCCGACACGAGATTTTGATTGCGTCGACCCCCTGA
- a CDS encoding alpha/beta fold hydrolase: MDHHDDDLAKFEAHGATPLPAARDEGHVEHEGARIWYASFGAGLPVILLHGGLGHSGNWGFQVPALAKAGYRVVVIDSRGHGRSSRDERPYKYELMASDVLAVMDTLHLKQAAMVGWSDGACVALILGMKAADRVTGVFFFGCNMDPSGTREFEPSPVIDRCFARHARDYAALSATPDQFDAFVKAVGLMMKTEPNYTAADLAGTRVPVAIVQSEHDEFIRHEHASYLASSIPASELVILPGVSHFAPLQRPGRFNTVLLAFLEKFHS; this comes from the coding sequence ATGGACCATCACGACGACGACCTAGCGAAATTCGAAGCGCATGGCGCGACACCCCTGCCGGCCGCAAGGGACGAAGGCCATGTGGAGCATGAAGGCGCAAGAATCTGGTACGCCAGCTTTGGCGCCGGCCTTCCCGTGATCTTGCTGCATGGCGGCCTTGGCCACAGCGGCAATTGGGGATTTCAGGTCCCCGCGCTGGCCAAGGCCGGCTATAGGGTCGTGGTGATCGACAGCCGCGGCCACGGGCGCAGCAGCCGCGACGAACGGCCGTACAAATACGAGCTGATGGCTTCCGATGTCCTGGCCGTGATGGACACGCTGCACCTGAAGCAGGCGGCTATGGTGGGTTGGAGCGACGGCGCCTGCGTTGCCTTGATCCTTGGCATGAAAGCCGCCGACCGCGTCACCGGCGTGTTCTTCTTCGGCTGCAACATGGACCCGAGCGGCACCAGGGAATTCGAGCCCAGTCCCGTCATCGATCGCTGTTTTGCCCGGCACGCCAGGGACTATGCCGCATTGTCGGCGACGCCGGATCAGTTCGACGCATTCGTCAAAGCCGTCGGCCTGATGATGAAAACCGAACCCAACTACACCGCCGCCGACCTGGCAGGCACGCGCGTGCCCGTGGCAATCGTTCAAAGCGAGCATGACGAGTTCATCAGACACGAGCACGCGAGTTATCTCGCAAGCAGCATCCCGGCATCGGAATTGGTCATCCTGCCCGGCGTCAGCCATTTCGCGCCGCTGCAGCGGCCCGGGCGGTTCAACACCGTGCTGCTGGCCTTCCTCGAAAAATTCCATTCTTGA
- a CDS encoding sterol desaturase family protein yields MDLFGIKGLLICALIFIPFEHLFAERPQKALRKGLGVDLIYVLFNGLIIKAVIVVIAANTLEAAAILVPQSISQAVGGQPVWLQVPEIILITDIGVYWAHRAFHEIPALWKFHAVHHGIEELDWLGAFHSHPFDAILTKALSLTPIFFLGFSEASIAVFSVIYFWHTLLVHSNLRIPFGPLKWLIASPQFHRWHHANQREAYDKNFAGQLPVLDMVFGTYNATGDKVPEKYGVDDPIPASYFGQVNYPLMPDEKRSNRPVPSTKA; encoded by the coding sequence ATGGATTTATTTGGCATAAAGGGGCTGTTGATCTGCGCGTTGATCTTCATTCCGTTCGAACATCTGTTCGCCGAGCGGCCCCAGAAGGCCCTACGCAAGGGCCTGGGTGTCGACCTGATCTATGTGCTGTTCAATGGCCTCATCATAAAAGCGGTCATCGTTGTGATCGCGGCCAACACACTCGAAGCCGCCGCAATCCTCGTTCCGCAATCAATTTCGCAGGCCGTCGGCGGCCAGCCCGTCTGGCTGCAGGTTCCCGAAATCATCCTGATCACCGACATCGGCGTCTACTGGGCACACCGGGCCTTCCACGAAATCCCCGCGCTTTGGAAATTCCACGCGGTGCACCACGGCATCGAGGAACTGGACTGGCTCGGCGCTTTCCACTCCCACCCCTTCGACGCCATCCTGACCAAGGCATTGTCGCTGACGCCGATCTTTTTTCTCGGCTTCTCCGAAGCCTCGATCGCCGTCTTTTCGGTCATCTACTTCTGGCACACGCTGCTTGTTCATTCGAACCTGCGGATTCCGTTCGGCCCCTTGAAGTGGCTGATCGCCAGCCCGCAGTTCCATCGCTGGCACCACGCCAACCAGCGCGAGGCATACGACAAGAACTTCGCCGGGCAATTGCCTGTCCTCGACATGGTCTTCGGCACTTACAATGCCACCGGCGACAAGGTGCCGGAAAAATACGGCGTCGATGATCCGATCCCCGCCAGCTATTTCGGGCAAGTCAACTATCCGCTCATGCCGGACGAGAAACGATCGAACCGTCCGGTGCCGAGCACCAAAGCCTGA
- a CDS encoding LysR family transcriptional regulator: MNWDNARFFLEIARAGTLRGAARRMRVDQATVGRRLAALEEELGARLFLRTPSLYVLTPAGEALVEPAEAIERSVAQMERRVMGIDERLIGSVRVATTDSLGKRFVIPAIARMRAEHPGIEVVCLTSQDVASLTRREADIAIRTIRPDAPDLIVRRLATLKTGIYASRAYLAARGTPASGNRFAGHDLVEYQQPVAPTMPSALCGEPAGAGKVVFRTSSSVTLVEATAAGIGVAELPCYRADAEPELVRIMPDRSADFDVWLVAHADLYKTARIQALIRELVAAFDPATR; the protein is encoded by the coding sequence ATGAACTGGGACAATGCGCGCTTCTTCCTGGAAATTGCGCGTGCGGGCACGCTGCGCGGCGCCGCCCGGCGGATGCGTGTCGATCAGGCGACGGTCGGCCGACGGCTGGCCGCGTTGGAGGAAGAACTCGGCGCGCGGCTGTTCCTTCGCACGCCGTCGCTTTATGTGCTGACGCCGGCCGGCGAAGCGCTGGTCGAGCCGGCCGAAGCGATCGAGCGGTCCGTCGCCCAGATGGAGCGACGGGTAATGGGCATCGACGAGCGGCTGATCGGCTCTGTGCGGGTGGCCACGACCGACTCGCTCGGCAAGCGGTTCGTCATTCCGGCCATCGCCCGCATGCGCGCCGAACATCCCGGCATCGAGGTCGTCTGCCTGACCTCGCAGGACGTCGCCAGCCTGACCCGGCGCGAGGCCGACATCGCCATCCGCACCATCCGGCCCGACGCGCCCGATCTGATCGTACGCCGCCTCGCCACGCTCAAAACCGGAATCTATGCCTCCCGTGCCTATCTCGCCGCGCGAGGCACGCCAGCCTCCGGCAACAGGTTCGCGGGCCACGATCTCGTCGAGTACCAGCAGCCGGTGGCGCCGACGATGCCTTCCGCCCTTTGCGGAGAGCCGGCCGGCGCCGGCAAGGTGGTGTTCCGCACATCATCATCCGTCACCCTTGTCGAGGCGACGGCGGCCGGCATCGGCGTTGCCGAACTGCCCTGCTATCGCGCCGACGCCGAGCCGGAGCTGGTGCGGATCATGCCCGACCGCTCGGCCGATTTCGACGTCTGGCTCGTCGCTCATGCCGATCTTTACAAGACCGCGCGGATTCAGGCGCTGATCCGCGAACTGGTCGCGGCGTTCGATCCGGCCACACGATGA
- a CDS encoding MFS transporter — MTGCDILEGNHAGASGPDDEAIAERRRRFTLWLVAGGMFMAVLDATIVNVALPAMRADLDATVSDLAWIVDAYTLSMAALILAGGVLADRWGAKRVYLAGLALFVVASALCGAAGTVAWLVATRLTQGVGAALFLPASLAVVRGTFDDADERAGAIATWAGIASAAAAIGPAAGGLLVGSLGWRSVFLVNVPAGLLAFGLTIRIVRLRSTQRMKRFDWGGQLTSIVMLGALCFAAIELPERGGGSSVVRLAAAIAVAAALCWFLIERRSRDPMVPLVWFRNPAFLAANLVGCLVYVGYFGMLFILSLYLHGDYGLDAGRTGLALLPVAASLSVGNVIAGRLRAKMSPQHLIAGSLLLAALFAPLAAWLLIAHASWPAIVGTLAIFGVGTSASVPPVIATVLEQVPEAASGVASGLLNALRQTGSLLGVAAASAASTLTPNLPAALWIVAVMAAAVYAVAAGSAIGWIRAPARP, encoded by the coding sequence ATGACAGGATGCGATATACTGGAAGGCAACCACGCCGGTGCCTCCGGTCCCGATGACGAAGCAATCGCAGAGAGGCGGCGCAGGTTCACCCTGTGGCTCGTAGCCGGCGGCATGTTCATGGCGGTGCTCGACGCCACGATCGTCAACGTCGCTCTGCCCGCAATGCGCGCCGATCTCGATGCGACAGTCAGCGACCTCGCCTGGATCGTCGATGCCTACACGCTGAGCATGGCGGCGCTCATCCTCGCCGGAGGTGTTCTCGCGGATCGCTGGGGCGCGAAGCGCGTCTATCTCGCGGGGCTGGCCCTGTTCGTCGTCGCTTCCGCCTTGTGTGGCGCCGCCGGCACGGTCGCATGGCTTGTCGCGACCCGGCTGACGCAGGGCGTCGGGGCCGCCCTGTTCCTGCCGGCGTCGCTGGCCGTCGTGCGGGGAACCTTCGACGATGCCGACGAACGGGCGGGCGCGATCGCGACATGGGCCGGCATCGCCTCGGCCGCGGCGGCGATCGGGCCCGCGGCCGGAGGGTTGCTGGTTGGCAGCCTTGGCTGGCGCAGCGTCTTCCTCGTCAACGTGCCGGCGGGTTTGCTGGCATTTGGCCTGACGATTCGGATCGTGCGGCTCCGATCGACGCAGCGGATGAAGAGGTTCGACTGGGGCGGGCAACTCACCAGCATCGTCATGCTCGGCGCCCTCTGCTTCGCCGCGATCGAATTGCCGGAACGGGGCGGAGGTTCGTCCGTGGTCCGGCTTGCGGCGGCCATCGCCGTCGCCGCCGCACTGTGCTGGTTCCTGATCGAGCGCCGCTCCCGCGATCCGATGGTCCCGCTCGTGTGGTTCCGCAACCCGGCCTTTCTTGCGGCCAACCTTGTGGGTTGCCTTGTCTATGTCGGCTATTTCGGAATGCTGTTCATCCTCAGCCTTTATCTGCACGGCGATTACGGGCTCGACGCCGGCCGAACCGGGCTTGCCTTGCTGCCGGTCGCGGCGAGCCTTTCGGTCGGCAATGTGATCGCGGGCAGGCTCCGGGCGAAAATGTCGCCGCAGCACCTCATCGCGGGCAGCCTTCTCCTCGCAGCCCTTTTCGCGCCCTTGGCGGCCTGGCTGCTGATCGCTCATGCGTCATGGCCGGCTATCGTCGGGACGCTTGCCATCTTCGGTGTGGGCACGTCCGCTTCCGTGCCGCCGGTGATCGCCACCGTTCTCGAGCAGGTTCCCGAGGCAGCGTCGGGCGTGGCATCCGGCCTGCTGAACGCACTGCGCCAGACCGGGAGCCTGCTCGGCGTCGCTGCCGCGAGCGCCGCCTCGACGCTGACGCCAAACCTGCCCGCTGCGCTATGGATCGTCGCGGTGATGGCTGCGGCTGTCTACGCTGTCGCCGCAGGTTCGGCGATCGGCTGGATCCGCGCGCCCGCAAGACCGTGA
- a CDS encoding septal ring lytic transglycosylase RlpA family protein has product MNSKPRSKEYFAETEYGVKASPRAAFMRRGGGRDQLGKPYQVRGKWYYPKEDKRYAKVGLASWYGDAFHGRLTANGEVYDTAQLTAAHPTMPLPSYARVTNLETGSSVIVRVNDRGPYHEGRIIDVSERAAQMLDYAKVGTAKVKVEYVGRAPLDGNDDQYLMASYHPGNRIPDPSDGLPTGVMVAMNGPSPSVPVGAAAVPFPGQLTNSGEAAQPSLSAQAPAFGDLALPDFGPIVPERPDIGLPPQSPFAVASLSYADERVQRADVFAALDESGMSPADILRSWKKSNPQASPSSADYVAAGTFDDAAEAKRVAAALQPFGRTEIQRSDLDGNDWYAVNLYPNGHGGLDELLQAAWSHGAPDALAVRN; this is encoded by the coding sequence GTGAATTCCAAGCCTCGCTCCAAGGAATATTTCGCCGAGACCGAATATGGCGTAAAGGCGAGCCCGCGCGCTGCCTTCATGCGGCGCGGCGGCGGCCGCGACCAGCTCGGCAAGCCCTATCAGGTGCGCGGCAAGTGGTACTATCCCAAGGAAGACAAGCGCTACGCCAAGGTGGGCCTGGCTTCGTGGTACGGCGACGCCTTCCATGGCCGGCTGACTGCCAATGGCGAAGTGTATGACACGGCGCAACTGACGGCCGCGCATCCGACGATGCCGCTGCCGAGTTATGCCCGTGTCACCAATCTCGAAACCGGCAGTTCGGTCATCGTGCGCGTCAACGACCGCGGGCCATATCACGAGGGCCGCATCATCGACGTCTCGGAACGCGCGGCGCAGATGCTCGACTACGCCAAGGTCGGTACCGCGAAGGTCAAGGTCGAATATGTCGGCCGCGCGCCGCTCGACGGCAATGACGACCAGTATCTGATGGCCTCCTACCATCCGGGCAACCGGATTCCGGATCCGTCGGACGGCTTGCCGACCGGCGTCATGGTGGCCATGAACGGACCGTCGCCAAGCGTGCCGGTGGGCGCGGCCGCCGTACCGTTCCCGGGTCAGCTGACGAATTCCGGCGAGGCCGCGCAACCATCTTTGTCGGCGCAGGCGCCGGCCTTCGGCGACCTGGCACTGCCCGACTTCGGGCCGATCGTGCCGGAGCGCCCGGATATCGGCCTGCCGCCGCAGTCGCCGTTCGCGGTTGCGTCACTGTCCTATGCGGATGAGCGCGTTCAGCGCGCCGATGTCTTTGCCGCGCTGGACGAAAGCGGCATGTCGCCCGCCGACATCCTGCGGTCGTGGAAAAAGTCCAATCCGCAGGCGTCGCCGTCCAGCGCCGACTATGTCGCTGCCGGCACGTTCGACGACGCAGCCGAAGCCAAGCGCGTGGCAGCGGCACTTCAGCCCTTCGGCAGGACGGAAATTCAGCGTTCCGATCTCGACGGCAATGACTGGTATGCTGTCAATCTCTATCCCAATGGCCATGGCGGCCTGGACGAATTGCTGCAGGCGGCATGGTCGCACGGCGCACCCGATGCGCTGGCTGTGCGCAACTGA
- a CDS encoding D-alanyl-D-alanine carboxypeptidase family protein, producing MQLRAFPPFAGFLGLALLLLCLAPAQAQLFETKATQAFMIDADTGTVLFSKDADKPIPPASMAKLMTMEVVFNAIKSGRLKLDDTFVVSENAWRKGGAPSGTSTMFAKLKSAIRLEDLIQGVTVQAANDGCIVIAEGMAGSEDNFAAQMTERARQIGLKTSTFVNSTGLPADGQQTTVRELAQLALHLWRDYPDFYRYYGLKDFTWNKISQKNRNPLLAMDIGADGLAVGASEGSGFGIVASASHNGTRVIMAMSGLANDKERAEEARKLLDWGARSFEKTEIFAKDEVVGEAQVFGGAKSGVTLKAKGPIDIFLPITNRDKLTARIVYTGPVAAPVEEGQPVGALRVWIGDTLSQETPLFAAESISVGTLPQRALDAVKELAIGWLR from the coding sequence ATGCAGTTGCGCGCCTTTCCGCCATTTGCCGGCTTTCTGGGGCTGGCTTTGCTGCTGCTTTGCCTCGCACCAGCCCAGGCGCAGCTTTTCGAGACCAAGGCCACACAGGCCTTCATGATAGATGCCGACACCGGCACGGTGCTGTTCTCGAAAGACGCCGACAAGCCGATCCCGCCGGCCTCGATGGCCAAGTTGATGACCATGGAAGTGGTTTTCAACGCCATCAAATCCGGGCGTCTCAAGCTCGACGACACGTTCGTGGTGAGCGAAAACGCCTGGCGCAAGGGCGGCGCGCCGTCGGGCACATCGACGATGTTTGCCAAGCTCAAATCGGCGATCCGGCTCGAGGACCTGATTCAGGGCGTGACCGTGCAAGCTGCCAATGACGGCTGCATCGTCATCGCCGAAGGCATGGCCGGATCCGAGGACAATTTTGCGGCGCAAATGACCGAGCGCGCCCGCCAGATCGGGCTCAAAACATCGACCTTCGTCAATTCGACCGGCCTGCCGGCCGACGGCCAGCAGACGACGGTGCGCGAACTGGCGCAGCTGGCCTTGCATCTGTGGCGCGATTATCCGGATTTCTATCGCTACTACGGGCTGAAGGATTTCACCTGGAACAAGATCTCGCAGAAGAACCGCAACCCGCTGCTGGCCATGGACATCGGCGCCGATGGCCTGGCTGTCGGTGCGAGCGAGGGCTCGGGCTTTGGCATCGTCGCATCGGCCAGCCACAACGGCACGCGGGTGATCATGGCGATGAGCGGATTGGCCAACGACAAGGAGCGTGCCGAGGAGGCGCGCAAGCTGCTCGACTGGGGCGCGCGCTCCTTCGAGAAGACCGAGATCTTCGCCAAGGACGAGGTGGTCGGCGAGGCCCAGGTTTTTGGCGGCGCGAAATCCGGCGTAACTCTGAAGGCAAAGGGGCCGATCGACATCTTCCTGCCGATCACCAACCGCGACAAGCTGACGGCCAGGATCGTCTACACCGGCCCGGTTGCGGCACCCGTCGAGGAGGGCCAGCCGGTGGGCGCGCTACGCGTCTGGATCGGCGACACGCTAAGCCAGGAGACGCCGCTTTTCGCCGCTGAATCGATCAGCGTGGGCACGCTGCCGCAGCGCGCGCTCGATGCCGTCAAGGAACTGGCGATCGGTTGGCTGCGATAG
- the tmk gene encoding dTMP kinase, producing the protein MARGFFITFEGGEGAGKSTQIERLARKMRAKKYDVLLTREPGGSPGAEAIRHVLLSGAAEPFGPKMEALLFAAARSDHVEQVIRPAVERGSIVLCDRFLDSSRVYQGVTGGIDPAFMATLEQVAINGLMPDMTLIFDIDPAEGLRRATLRRGSDAGADRFEKETLAIHQARREAFLAIATAEPERCIVVDASADPNTVEDVVTAAVFAALEARAPARNRQAAPV; encoded by the coding sequence TTGGCGCGCGGATTTTTCATCACCTTCGAAGGCGGCGAGGGCGCAGGCAAGTCGACGCAGATCGAGCGGCTGGCGCGGAAGATGCGCGCCAAGAAGTATGATGTCCTGCTGACGCGCGAACCCGGCGGCTCGCCGGGCGCCGAAGCGATCCGGCATGTCCTGCTTTCGGGTGCAGCCGAGCCATTTGGACCGAAGATGGAAGCGCTGCTCTTCGCCGCCGCGCGTTCCGACCATGTCGAGCAGGTCATCCGGCCGGCGGTCGAGCGCGGCTCGATCGTGCTCTGCGACCGTTTCCTGGATTCCTCACGCGTCTACCAGGGGGTCACCGGCGGGATCGACCCGGCGTTCATGGCCACGCTGGAACAGGTCGCCATCAACGGCTTGATGCCCGACATGACGCTGATCTTCGATATCGATCCGGCCGAGGGCCTCAGGCGTGCGACGCTGCGGCGCGGCAGCGATGCCGGCGCCGACCGCTTCGAAAAGGAGACGCTGGCCATCCATCAGGCCCGGCGCGAGGCTTTCCTGGCGATCGCCACGGCCGAGCCGGAACGCTGCATCGTCGTCGACGCTTCCGCCGATCCCAATACGGTGGAGGACGTCGTCACCGCCGCCGTGTTCGCGGCGCTGGAGGCGAGGGCGCCGGCGCGCAACAGGCAGGCAGCACCGGTATGA
- a CDS encoding DNA polymerase III subunit delta' produces the protein MIFERIAPEQHDTLDGVPEPSETPRLVGHGQAAEMLAAAYRSGKLPHALIFAGPVGIGKATLAFHLAHHLLKHPAFEQAPESLANPDPASPLFRQIATGAHPGVLHLTRPMNDKTKSFKTVVTVDEIRRVSRFLSMTSHDGSYRVVIVDPADDMNANAANALLKNLEEPPARTLFILIVHAPGSLLPTIRSRCQVVRLTPLDADELLAVLETAEPPPPDDPAARAALVERAGGSARNAILLTQYGGLEIAETLDALVAKGRSDIGGAYRLAEAVAGKDQAIQFDIFNRRALDLLSDAASQAARAGNLARAKTLSDTWHEALDAISETDTYNLDKKQHALTMIDRLKSAM, from the coding sequence ATGATCTTCGAACGCATCGCGCCGGAACAGCATGACACGCTGGACGGCGTTCCCGAACCATCCGAAACGCCGCGCCTGGTCGGACACGGGCAGGCGGCCGAGATGCTCGCCGCCGCCTATCGATCGGGAAAGCTGCCGCATGCGCTGATCTTCGCCGGGCCGGTCGGCATCGGCAAGGCGACGCTGGCCTTCCATCTGGCGCATCACCTCTTGAAGCACCCAGCCTTCGAGCAGGCGCCGGAAAGCCTTGCCAACCCCGATCCGGCCTCGCCGCTGTTTCGGCAGATCGCGACCGGGGCGCATCCGGGCGTGCTGCACCTGACCCGCCCTATGAACGACAAGACCAAGAGCTTCAAGACCGTCGTCACCGTCGACGAGATCCGCCGGGTCAGCCGCTTCCTGTCGATGACCTCGCATGACGGCAGCTACCGGGTGGTCATCGTCGATCCGGCCGACGACATGAATGCCAACGCCGCCAATGCCTTGCTGAAGAATCTTGAGGAGCCGCCGGCACGAACGCTTTTCATTCTCATCGTCCATGCGCCGGGCAGCCTGCTGCCGACGATCCGCTCGCGCTGCCAGGTGGTGCGCCTGACGCCGCTTGATGCCGACGAGTTGCTGGCGGTGCTGGAAACCGCCGAGCCGCCGCCACCAGACGATCCGGCGGCACGGGCGGCATTGGTCGAGCGGGCAGGGGGCAGCGCGCGCAACGCGATCCTCTTGACGCAATATGGCGGGCTGGAGATCGCCGAGACGCTCGATGCACTTGTGGCGAAGGGAAGGAGCGATATCGGCGGGGCCTATCGGCTGGCGGAAGCCGTCGCCGGCAAAGACCAGGCGATCCAGTTCGATATCTTCAACCGCCGCGCGCTCGACCTGTTGTCGGATGCCGCAAGCCAGGCGGCGCGCGCCGGCAACCTCGCGCGCGCCAAGACGCTGTCGGACACCTGGCATGAGGCGCTGGACGCGATCTCCGAGACAGACACCTACAATCTCGACAAGAAGCAGCACGCCCTGACCATGATCGACCGGCTGAAGTCGGCCATGTGA